One genomic region from Pseudomonas hormoni encodes:
- a CDS encoding B3/B4 domain-containing protein, with protein sequence MLSVLPSIDQHVVQLAPEFRALSIVVEAAPIANPDIGKDALARACQSVSAGGVLWAEAHLTAWADLFRAFGAKPQRTPCSAEALRKRVLRDGSLPSIDPVVDLYNAISIEYAVPVGGENVEAYVGLPRLSVADGSEPFDTMREGSAALEFPEPGEVIWRDDKGVTCRRWNWRQGVRTRLSADAKHMWFILESLPAMPLEALTEAGDKLIEGLQLMMPGVQIESVLIGPGAN encoded by the coding sequence ATGCTGTCCGTACTACCGTCAATTGACCAGCATGTAGTCCAACTGGCGCCTGAGTTCAGAGCGCTGAGTATTGTGGTCGAAGCTGCCCCGATCGCCAATCCGGATATTGGCAAAGATGCTTTGGCTCGAGCCTGCCAATCGGTTTCGGCGGGTGGCGTACTATGGGCTGAGGCTCACCTGACAGCTTGGGCGGATCTTTTCCGAGCGTTCGGTGCCAAGCCGCAGCGCACACCTTGCTCGGCTGAAGCTCTGCGCAAACGGGTCCTGCGTGATGGCAGCCTGCCGAGTATCGATCCAGTGGTTGATCTCTACAACGCGATTAGCATTGAGTATGCAGTCCCTGTCGGCGGTGAAAACGTTGAAGCCTATGTGGGCTTACCGCGACTTTCTGTTGCTGATGGATCGGAACCGTTTGACACTATGAGAGAGGGCTCCGCTGCCCTTGAGTTTCCTGAGCCCGGCGAAGTTATTTGGCGGGATGATAAAGGTGTGACTTGTCGTCGTTGGAATTGGCGGCAAGGCGTGAGAACACGGCTGAGCGCAGATGCAAAGCATATGTGGTTTATTCTGGAGAGTTTGCCGGCCATGCCCCTTGAAGCGTTAACGGAAGCGGGTGACAAGCTGATCGAAGGTTTGCAACTAATGATGCCCGGTGTGCAGATTGAGAGTGTGCTCATCGGCCCAGGAGCCAACTAA
- a CDS encoding cytochrome P460 family protein: MTSKLLVLTATASILCGLAFSIVASADSTPGPAAEGSPVFGVTLPPGYRNWQFVSIAHEEGDKPDIRVILGNDVAMKAFRDGNLPFPDGTIIARLAYKYESSAQNNAVFGRDQSFIAGEPTNVQIEVKDSKRYASTGGWGYGQFENGKPNPSEKIINGCFACHTKLPPATDLIFTKYSE; the protein is encoded by the coding sequence ATGACTTCAAAATTGCTCGTTCTAACCGCGACCGCCAGTATTCTCTGCGGGTTAGCTTTCTCAATTGTTGCATCCGCTGATTCAACCCCTGGTCCAGCCGCAGAGGGATCGCCAGTTTTCGGTGTGACACTCCCACCGGGCTACCGGAACTGGCAATTTGTCAGCATTGCTCATGAAGAAGGTGATAAACCTGACATCCGTGTAATTCTGGGAAATGATGTCGCCATGAAAGCGTTTAGGGATGGGAATCTTCCATTTCCAGATGGCACTATCATCGCTCGACTCGCTTATAAATATGAATCCTCCGCGCAAAACAATGCTGTGTTTGGTCGAGACCAGTCTTTCATCGCGGGCGAGCCCACGAACGTCCAGATCGAAGTCAAAGACTCCAAGCGTTACGCCAGTACAGGCGGATGGGGTTACGGGCAGTTTGAAAACGGCAAGCCAAACCCCAGTGAAAAGATCATCAATGGCTGCTTCGCTTGCCATACGAAATTGCCCCCTGCGACGGACCTGATCTTCACAAAGTACTCCGAATAA
- a CDS encoding helix-turn-helix domain-containing protein — protein sequence MTKIVNISTNTGADVQTVSEAVSRKLKQERKKRRITLDELSRLSGVSKGMVVEIEKCTANPSIAILCKIAGALGLSVADVVNVSDAPSAHLIERQNIPTLWTGSLGGTARLLAGTTGPNMIELWRWEMYPGETFASSGHPQDTVELFHVEKGILKLTVGETELSVSEGCSAVAKTDVPHSYSNGGKSKLIFTMSVTELHLSAPEI from the coding sequence ATGACCAAAATAGTCAATATATCGACCAATACAGGCGCTGACGTTCAGACGGTTAGCGAAGCGGTTTCCCGCAAGCTCAAACAGGAGCGAAAGAAGCGGAGAATCACTCTGGACGAGCTTTCCCGTCTCTCCGGTGTAAGCAAAGGCATGGTAGTCGAGATCGAGAAATGCACTGCCAACCCAAGCATCGCGATTCTTTGCAAAATCGCAGGTGCCTTGGGCCTTTCTGTTGCGGATGTCGTCAACGTGTCCGACGCCCCATCCGCTCACCTCATTGAGCGCCAGAACATCCCCACGTTATGGACCGGTAGTTTGGGGGGAACAGCACGCCTGCTTGCAGGGACCACTGGCCCGAACATGATTGAACTATGGCGATGGGAGATGTATCCAGGCGAGACATTCGCTTCATCAGGACACCCTCAGGACACTGTTGAGCTATTTCACGTGGAGAAAGGAATTCTCAAGCTCACAGTGGGTGAGACCGAGTTATCCGTTTCAGAAGGTTGTTCTGCCGTAGCAAAAACCGATGTTCCACATTCCTATTCCAACGGCGGGAAATCCAAGCTGATATTCACCATGTCTGTAACAGAATTACATCTCTCCGCCCCCGAAATATAA
- a CDS encoding LysE family translocator, which yields MSFDSHHLLLVFTAYIVGAASPGPSNMRIMGVAMHQGRQPALLLAAGVISGSFFWGSMAATGVSAILAQYAQALGVLKVVGGGYLLFLAFKAGRSALTSDEHLGKGIAAAPRVSGFSLYQRGLLMHLTNPKALLGWIATMTLGLGPEATPTTVVIILAGCAMLSVTIFCGYAIVFSTEPMIRGYRRARRYIEGTLAIVFGAAGIKLLASRT from the coding sequence ATGTCGTTTGATTCTCACCATCTGCTGCTCGTATTCACCGCCTATATCGTTGGAGCGGCGAGTCCAGGACCTAGCAATATGCGGATCATGGGCGTCGCGATGCACCAAGGCAGGCAGCCAGCGCTGCTTCTTGCGGCAGGCGTTATCAGTGGTTCGTTTTTTTGGGGATCGATGGCCGCTACGGGTGTCTCAGCCATCCTGGCACAGTACGCGCAAGCGCTCGGTGTCTTGAAAGTGGTCGGAGGGGGCTACCTGTTATTCCTCGCCTTCAAGGCTGGTCGATCGGCGCTTACTTCCGATGAGCATCTAGGGAAGGGGATAGCGGCTGCGCCGAGAGTTTCCGGCTTCAGCCTCTACCAGCGCGGATTGCTCATGCATCTTACAAACCCCAAAGCGTTGCTGGGTTGGATTGCGACTATGACGCTCGGGTTGGGGCCGGAAGCTACGCCAACAACGGTTGTGATTATTCTGGCTGGATGCGCGATGCTGAGTGTCACTATCTTCTGTGGCTATGCGATCGTCTTTTCCACCGAACCCATGATCAGGGGGTATCGCAGGGCGCGCCGATACATCGAAGGTACCCTGGCCATAGTGTTCGGAGCCGCTGGGATAAAGTTGCTGGCCTCCCGCACCTGA